One Orrella dioscoreae genomic window carries:
- the fliP gene encoding flagellar type III secretion system pore protein FliP (The bacterial flagellar biogenesis protein FliP forms a type III secretion system (T3SS)-type pore required for flagellar assembly.): protein MPTPRRGLAPLLALLALLAAFLLPWAAQAQATLPAITATPGPGGSSTYSFSMQTLLLLTMLSFLPAMLLMMTGFTRIIIVLGLLRNAMGTNTTPPNHVLIGLALFLTFYTMSPVFDRIYAEAYQPLSAGTISFEVAVERGAVPLRDFMMKQTRETDLALFADMAGIPAMEGPEAVPMRVLVPAFITSELKTAFQIGFSIFIPFLIIDLVVASVMMALGMMMVPPITIALPFKLMLFVLADGWNLLLGSLARSFYQ, encoded by the coding sequence ATGCCTACTCCTCGCCGCGGACTCGCTCCGTTGCTCGCCCTGCTGGCCTTGCTGGCTGCCTTCCTGCTGCCCTGGGCCGCGCAGGCCCAGGCCACGCTGCCAGCCATCACCGCCACGCCGGGTCCTGGCGGCAGTTCGACGTATTCGTTCAGCATGCAGACCCTGCTGCTGCTCACGATGCTGTCCTTCCTGCCGGCCATGCTGCTGATGATGACCGGCTTCACCCGCATCATCATCGTGCTGGGCCTGCTGCGCAACGCCATGGGCACCAACACCACGCCGCCCAATCACGTGCTGATCGGCCTGGCGCTGTTCCTGACCTTCTACACGATGTCGCCGGTCTTCGACCGCATCTACGCCGAGGCCTACCAGCCGCTGTCGGCAGGCACCATTTCCTTCGAGGTCGCCGTCGAACGCGGCGCCGTGCCGCTGCGCGACTTCATGATGAAGCAGACCCGTGAAACCGACCTGGCGCTCTTTGCCGACATGGCGGGCATCCCGGCCATGGAGGGCCCCGAAGCGGTGCCCATGCGCGTCCTGGTGCCGGCCTTCATCACCAGCGAACTGAAGACGGCGTTCCAGATAGGGTTCAGCATCTTCATCCCCTTCCTGATCATCGACCTGGTGGTGGCCAGCGTGATGATGGCGCTGGGCATGATGATGGTGCCGCCCATCACGATCGCCCTGCCCTTCAAGCTGATGCTCTTCGTACTGGCCGACGGCTGGAACCTGCTGCTGGGTTCACTGGCGCGCAGTTTCTACCAATAG
- the fliO gene encoding flagellar biosynthetic protein FliO yields the protein MTETALIRVVVGLLLVVATILSLAWLARRSGLLARGAPGLLKNVATLTLGPRNHVTVIQVDETWLVVGVTNTQMTLLHTQPARPLESGDATAAATTAAAPFAEKLARALQRKP from the coding sequence ATGACCGAGACCGCACTCATACGCGTCGTCGTCGGGCTGTTGCTGGTCGTCGCCACGATACTGTCGCTCGCCTGGCTGGCGCGCCGCTCGGGCCTTCTGGCCCGGGGCGCGCCCGGCCTGCTCAAGAACGTCGCCACGCTGACCCTGGGTCCGCGCAATCACGTCACCGTCATCCAGGTCGATGAAACCTGGCTCGTGGTGGGCGTCACCAACACCCAGATGACCCTGCTGCACACGCAGCCCGCACGTCCGCTGGAGTCCGGCGACGCCACCGCCGCCGCCACCACGGCCGCCGCGCCTTTCGCCGAGAAGCTCGCCCGCGCCTTGCAGCGCAAGCCCTGA
- the fliN gene encoding flagellar motor switch protein FliN, with translation MTDANKEPDTAPVSNPDTAKSASDDWAEALAEQTAKSTPAATQAEGLQNSDDWAAALAEQSAASAPAAAPAAAAPAAAAPAPAKPAAQSAAKTVFQPLSAQSDGVGADIDLIMDVPVQLTVELGRTRLTIKNLLQLGQGSVVELDGLAGEPMDIFVNGYLIAQGEVVVVEDRYGIRLTDIITPSERINRLNTRR, from the coding sequence ATGACTGACGCCAACAAAGAGCCCGATACCGCGCCGGTCTCGAATCCCGATACCGCCAAGTCGGCGAGCGACGACTGGGCCGAAGCCCTGGCCGAGCAGACTGCGAAGTCCACCCCCGCCGCCACGCAGGCCGAAGGCCTGCAGAATTCCGACGACTGGGCTGCCGCGCTGGCCGAGCAAAGCGCCGCCAGCGCGCCGGCCGCGGCACCGGCTGCCGCAGCACCGGCTGCCGCTGCCCCCGCGCCCGCCAAGCCTGCCGCCCAATCGGCCGCCAAGACCGTGTTCCAGCCGCTGTCGGCACAATCCGACGGCGTGGGTGCCGACATCGACCTCATCATGGACGTGCCCGTCCAATTGACGGTCGAGCTGGGCCGCACCCGCCTCACCATCAAGAACCTGCTCCAGCTGGGCCAGGGGTCGGTGGTGGAGCTGGATGGCCTGGCCGGCGAACCCATGGACATCTTCGTCAACGGCTACCTGATCGCCCAGGGCGAAGTCGTCGTGGTCGAAGACCGCTATGGCATCCGCCTGACCGACATCATCACCCCGTCCGAACGCATCAACCGGCTCAACACCCGCCGCTGA
- the fliM gene encoding flagellar motor switch protein FliM — translation MAYEAFLSQDEVDALLAGVTGENDSPEQKPSEQNGVRAYDLSSPERVVRRRMQTLELINERFARQLRALLLNFMRRNADITVGSIRIQKYSDFERNLPVPSNLNMVQMKPLRGTALFTYDPNLVFLVIDSMFGGDGRYHTRVEGRDFTTTELRIIRRLLNLTLESYGRSWEPVYPVEFEYVRSEMHTKFASITGSNEVVVVTSFHIEFGASGGELNICLPYSMIEPVRDLLTRPLQDTTLEAVDQRWMHQLNRQIRSADVELIAEFGCIPSSIRQLLRLQVGDVLPIDIPKQIVGSIDGVPVMECSYGTHDGQYALRVNTLRTQHLEDTHKVTPHD, via the coding sequence ATGGCCTATGAGGCTTTCCTGTCGCAGGACGAGGTCGACGCCCTGTTGGCGGGCGTCACCGGCGAGAACGACAGTCCCGAACAGAAGCCGTCGGAACAGAACGGCGTACGCGCCTACGACCTGAGCTCCCCCGAGAGGGTCGTGCGCCGGCGCATGCAGACGCTGGAGCTGATCAACGAGCGCTTCGCGCGCCAGTTGCGCGCGCTGCTGCTGAACTTCATGCGCCGCAACGCCGACATCACCGTCGGCTCCATCCGCATCCAGAAGTACTCGGACTTCGAGCGCAACCTGCCCGTGCCGAGCAATCTGAACATGGTGCAGATGAAGCCGCTGCGCGGCACGGCGCTCTTCACCTACGACCCGAACCTGGTGTTCCTGGTCATCGACAGCATGTTCGGCGGCGATGGCCGCTACCACACGCGCGTCGAAGGCCGTGATTTCACTACCACCGAACTGCGCATCATCCGCCGTCTGCTGAACCTGACCCTCGAGAGCTACGGCCGCTCGTGGGAGCCGGTCTACCCGGTGGAGTTCGAATACGTGCGTTCGGAAATGCACACGAAATTCGCCAGCATCACGGGCAGCAACGAAGTCGTCGTGGTCACCTCGTTCCACATCGAATTCGGCGCCAGCGGCGGCGAACTGAACATCTGCCTGCCCTACTCGATGATCGAGCCGGTGCGCGATCTGCTGACCCGCCCGCTGCAGGACACGACGCTCGAGGCCGTGGACCAGCGCTGGATGCACCAGCTCAACCGCCAGATCCGCAGTGCCGACGTGGAGCTGATCGCCGAGTTCGGCTGCATTCCCTCGTCCATCCGCCAACTGCTGCGCCTGCAGGTCGGCGACGTGCTGCCCATCGACATTCCCAAGCAGATCGTCGGCTCGATCGACGGCGTGCCTGTCATGGAATGCAGCTACGGCACCCATGACGGCCAATATGCCCTGCGCGTGAATACCCTGCGCACTCAACACCTGGAAGACACCCACAAGGTCACCCCTCATGACTGA
- the fliL gene encoding flagellar basal body-associated protein FliL has product MATVKSSSMPTRSTLPASGGSRLLRPLLAVAALVLVAGASVATTWMITTRMHESETQAQQAQAQGPDGPVPVTYKAPPATPVAVPAPIFFALEPFTVTVSGPADDLDRILHVGITLRVADEQSRQRIEKYLPEVRSRVLMVLSAQPAQTIHTQQGKQDLVAAVIQAVSRPFSPLPDGQAVTDVLFTAFVVQ; this is encoded by the coding sequence ATGGCGACCGTAAAATCCTCCTCCATGCCCACACGAAGCACCCTGCCCGCCAGCGGTGGCAGCAGGTTGCTGCGCCCCTTGCTGGCCGTGGCAGCCCTCGTGCTCGTGGCCGGTGCCAGCGTGGCGACCACCTGGATGATCACGACCCGCATGCACGAGTCGGAAACCCAGGCGCAACAGGCGCAGGCCCAGGGCCCGGATGGCCCGGTGCCCGTCACGTACAAGGCGCCGCCCGCCACGCCGGTGGCCGTGCCCGCGCCCATCTTCTTCGCGCTGGAACCCTTCACCGTCACGGTCTCGGGCCCGGCCGACGACCTGGACCGCATCCTGCACGTCGGCATCACGCTGCGCGTTGCCGACGAGCAGTCGCGCCAGCGCATCGAAAAATACCTTCCTGAAGTGCGCAGCCGCGTGCTGATGGTCCTGTCTGCCCAGCCCGCGCAAACCATCCACACGCAGCAAGGCAAGCAGGATCTGGTCGCCGCCGTCATCCAGGCCGTGTCGCGCCCCTTCTCGCCGCTGCCTGACGGCCAAGCCGTCACCGACGTCCTCTTTACCGCTTTCGTGGTGCAGTAA
- a CDS encoding flagellar hook-length control protein FliK, with translation MTNIMTTLIASPAQPAANAASTGAADSQSAAASPFSQVLADQRGASDGQPVAGHEPVKAGGKRPAGRQEDADTAESAQTPDAALIAQATLPEQALDIALQVAAQLRGTGQPDAGAQAGSRANALTGEIAGRGRQLAERGLLADAAARLPAGQAQADGQAAVPLQAALGSLARPLTQADAALPGQAPAGAAVTSRGAGAREQALRGDALKASALSPKANTDAGTTAQQARGDNLQAALEAFAAPQTAQQPAHATHQGDKPPVDAALLAHAAQAPTHASQLGHAPAAAPVLLGHLATPVGAPGWGTELGRQMIVMSQTADNLKQVAELRLDPPDLGPLRVSLTLQDGVASAVFVSAHPAVRQALESALPSLEQSLAQAGISLGQANVSDQGTASQQAQQGLQAGTQGRSGKGESGDGLVAEAGNGDTTRRIDSNALVDTFA, from the coding sequence ATGACCAACATCATGACGACGCTGATTGCCTCTCCCGCCCAGCCGGCTGCCAATGCGGCCAGCACCGGCGCCGCGGACAGCCAATCGGCCGCCGCCAGCCCCTTTTCCCAGGTGCTGGCCGACCAGCGCGGCGCCAGCGATGGCCAGCCGGTGGCTGGCCACGAGCCGGTCAAGGCTGGCGGCAAGCGCCCGGCAGGCCGCCAGGAAGACGCCGACACCGCCGAATCGGCGCAGACGCCCGATGCCGCGCTGATTGCCCAGGCCACGCTGCCCGAGCAGGCGCTGGACATTGCCCTCCAGGTTGCCGCGCAACTGCGTGGCACCGGCCAGCCGGATGCGGGCGCACAGGCCGGCAGCCGCGCCAATGCGCTGACCGGCGAGATCGCCGGCCGTGGCCGCCAGCTCGCCGAACGCGGCCTGCTCGCCGATGCCGCCGCGCGCCTGCCCGCCGGGCAAGCCCAGGCGGACGGCCAAGCCGCGGTCCCGCTGCAAGCCGCGCTGGGATCCCTCGCCCGTCCGCTGACCCAGGCCGACGCCGCCCTGCCGGGCCAGGCGCCTGCCGGCGCCGCCGTGACGTCACGCGGCGCGGGCGCACGCGAGCAAGCCCTCCGTGGCGACGCGCTCAAGGCCTCGGCGTTGTCGCCCAAGGCCAACACCGACGCGGGCACGACCGCGCAACAGGCGCGCGGCGACAATTTGCAGGCTGCGCTCGAGGCATTCGCAGCGCCGCAAACCGCGCAACAACCCGCCCATGCCACGCACCAGGGCGACAAGCCGCCCGTCGACGCCGCCCTGCTCGCTCACGCGGCGCAAGCTCCCACCCATGCCTCGCAGCTGGGCCATGCGCCTGCCGCCGCCCCCGTGCTGCTCGGCCACCTGGCAACCCCCGTGGGCGCACCCGGCTGGGGCACGGAGCTCGGCCGCCAGATGATCGTCATGAGCCAGACGGCCGACAACCTGAAGCAGGTGGCGGAACTGCGCCTGGATCCGCCCGACCTGGGCCCGCTGCGCGTCTCCCTGACCTTGCAGGACGGCGTGGCAAGCGCCGTGTTCGTCTCGGCGCACCCGGCTGTGCGCCAGGCGCTCGAATCGGCGCTGCCCAGCCTGGAACAATCGCTGGCCCAGGCGGGCATCTCGCTTGGACAGGCCAACGTCAGTGACCAGGGCACGGCCAGCCAGCAGGCGCAGCAAGGTCTTCAGGCTGGCACGCAGGGCCGTTCAGGCAAGGGTGAAAGCGGCGACGGCCTGGTGGCGGAAGCCGGCAACGGCGACACCACGCGCCGGATCGACAGCAACGCCCTGGTGGATACCTTCGCCTGA
- the fliJ gene encoding flagellar export protein FliJ translates to MASKLPLDTLIGLARESTDDAARRLGQLQGARQHAAQQLGMLQDYRQDYLEKLQQAMQGGMPAADCYNYQRFIATLDEAIHQQMLVLGRADEQLEGGKVKWREEKRRLNSFDALLVRQERAEAIVENRREQRANDEFAARLMRHPAGVH, encoded by the coding sequence ATGGCTTCTAAGCTCCCCCTCGACACGCTGATCGGCCTTGCCCGCGAGAGCACGGACGACGCCGCCCGCCGCCTGGGCCAATTGCAAGGTGCGCGCCAGCATGCAGCCCAGCAGCTCGGCATGCTGCAGGATTACCGCCAGGATTACCTGGAAAAGCTCCAGCAGGCGATGCAGGGCGGCATGCCCGCAGCCGACTGCTACAACTACCAACGATTCATCGCGACGCTCGACGAGGCGATCCACCAGCAGATGCTGGTCCTGGGCCGCGCCGACGAGCAGCTCGAGGGCGGCAAGGTGAAGTGGCGCGAGGAAAAGCGCCGCCTCAACTCGTTCGACGCCTTGCTGGTTCGCCAGGAACGCGCCGAGGCGATCGTCGAGAACCGCCGGGAACAGCGCGCCAATGACGAGTTCGCTGCTCGCCTGATGCGCCACCCCGCTGGCGTGCACTGA
- the fliI gene encoding flagellar protein export ATPase FliI — protein MSTHADPSPLAPPVPVIDRWATQLQIGSIRAAATDPWHATGRIVRATGLVLQATGLRLPVGAACKIEIAPGHDHWADAEVVGFDGHMLYLMPQADISGLPPGARVMPGEPPVQRAIPLPRKAELNGNAKPARGRHLPVGQALLGRVVDGAGRPLDGLGPLEGADLAPLTAPPINPLTRAPVDTALDVGVRAINGLLTVGRGQRMGLFAGSGVGKSVLLGMMARYTKAEVIVVGLIGERGREVKEFIEHNLGPEGMRRAVVVAAPADVSPLLRLQGAAYATRLAEYFRDLGKDVLLIMDSLTRYAMAQREIALAIGEPPATKGYPPSVFAKLPALVERAGNGAPVNGYKAGSITAFYTVLTEGDDQQDPIADAARAILDGHVVLSRSLAEAGHYPAIDIEASISRVMTAIVPAEQFAQVRRFKQMLSRYQRNRDLIAVGAYAHGNDPQLDEAIEKYPWLEGFLQQDIGVSVNYGQAVEQLRNVFQGNGHGF, from the coding sequence ATGAGCACGCACGCCGACCCCTCGCCGCTCGCCCCGCCGGTCCCCGTGATCGACCGCTGGGCGACGCAGTTGCAGATCGGCTCGATCCGTGCGGCCGCCACCGACCCGTGGCACGCCACGGGCCGCATCGTGCGCGCCACCGGACTGGTGCTGCAGGCCACGGGCCTGCGCCTGCCCGTGGGCGCCGCCTGCAAGATCGAAATCGCCCCGGGCCATGACCACTGGGCCGATGCCGAGGTCGTCGGCTTCGACGGCCACATGCTCTACCTGATGCCGCAAGCCGACATCTCCGGCCTGCCGCCCGGCGCACGCGTGATGCCGGGCGAGCCGCCCGTGCAGCGCGCCATTCCCCTGCCCCGCAAGGCCGAGCTGAACGGCAACGCCAAGCCGGCCCGCGGCCGCCACCTTCCGGTGGGACAGGCGCTGCTGGGCCGCGTGGTCGACGGCGCGGGCCGCCCGCTGGACGGCCTGGGCCCGCTGGAAGGCGCAGACCTGGCGCCCCTTACCGCGCCGCCCATCAATCCGCTCACGCGCGCGCCGGTGGACACCGCGCTGGACGTGGGGGTGCGCGCCATCAACGGTCTCCTGACCGTCGGCCGCGGCCAGCGCATGGGCCTGTTCGCCGGTTCAGGCGTGGGCAAGAGCGTGCTGCTGGGCATGATGGCCCGCTACACGAAGGCGGAGGTCATCGTCGTCGGGCTCATCGGCGAACGCGGCCGCGAAGTGAAGGAATTCATCGAGCACAACCTCGGCCCCGAGGGCATGCGCCGCGCGGTCGTGGTTGCCGCGCCCGCCGACGTGTCGCCGCTGCTGCGCCTGCAGGGCGCCGCCTATGCGACGCGCCTGGCCGAGTATTTCCGTGACCTGGGCAAGGACGTCCTGCTCATCATGGACTCGCTCACCCGCTATGCCATGGCCCAGCGCGAAATCGCGCTGGCCATCGGCGAACCGCCCGCCACCAAGGGCTATCCGCCCTCGGTGTTCGCGAAACTGCCCGCGCTGGTCGAGCGCGCCGGCAACGGCGCCCCGGTCAACGGCTACAAGGCAGGATCCATCACCGCCTTCTATACCGTGCTGACCGAAGGCGACGACCAGCAGGACCCCATTGCAGACGCCGCACGGGCCATCCTGGACGGGCACGTCGTGCTGTCGCGCTCGCTGGCCGAGGCCGGCCACTACCCCGCCATCGACATCGAAGCCTCGATTTCGCGGGTGATGACGGCCATCGTGCCCGCGGAGCAGTTCGCCCAGGTGCGGCGTTTCAAGCAGATGCTGTCGCGCTACCAGCGCAACCGTGACCTCATCGCCGTGGGCGCCTACGCGCACGGCAACGATCCGCAGCTGGATGAGGCCATCGAAAAGTACCCCTGGCTGGAAGGCTTCCTCCAGCAGGACATCGGCGTGAGCGTGAATTACGGTCAGGCCGTGGAGCAGCTGCGCAACGTTTTCCAAGGAAACGGCCATGGCTTCTAA
- the fliH gene encoding flagellar assembly protein FliH, with the protein MSDAPYAGLGVRTPARPWRRWQMEAFDQPQQALSPEESAAATAKRVAELSARHEAACKAGYEEGKEIGRKEGHAEGLEAGRAEGQAAGQATGYEAGLADGRAAAQAEAQRLNTLVQATADSLSRVEAEMGQALLTLALDIARQVVRTTLAEQPDTVLAAVREVLHADHGDAAPLRLWVHPADQAMIRQHLGDELAAGKWSLWTDETLTPGGCRAETAYGTIDATLETRWRRVAASLGKSQEWSPEP; encoded by the coding sequence ATGTCTGACGCGCCCTATGCCGGCTTGGGAGTGCGGACGCCTGCGCGTCCGTGGCGCCGCTGGCAGATGGAGGCGTTCGACCAGCCGCAGCAGGCACTTTCGCCCGAGGAGTCGGCTGCCGCAACCGCCAAGCGCGTCGCCGAGCTGAGCGCGCGCCACGAAGCCGCCTGCAAGGCCGGCTACGAGGAAGGCAAGGAAATCGGCCGCAAGGAAGGCCATGCCGAAGGCCTGGAGGCCGGGCGCGCCGAGGGCCAGGCCGCCGGCCAGGCAACGGGCTACGAAGCAGGCCTGGCCGACGGCCGGGCCGCCGCCCAGGCCGAAGCCCAGCGCCTGAACACGCTGGTGCAGGCAACCGCCGACTCGCTGTCGCGCGTCGAGGCGGAAATGGGCCAGGCGCTGCTCACGCTGGCGCTGGACATCGCCCGCCAGGTCGTGCGCACCACCCTGGCCGAACAGCCCGACACGGTGCTTGCCGCCGTCCGCGAAGTGCTGCATGCCGACCACGGCGATGCCGCGCCCCTGCGGCTGTGGGTGCACCCGGCCGACCAGGCGATGATCCGGCAGCACCTGGGCGACGAGCTGGCTGCCGGCAAGTGGTCCCTGTGGACCGACGAAACGCTGACGCCTGGCGGATGCCGGGCCGAGACCGCCTACGGCACCATCGACGCCACGCTGGAAACGCGCTGGCGCCGTGTCGCGGCCTCGCTGGGCAAATCCCAGGAATGGTCCCCCGAACCGTGA
- the fliG gene encoding flagellar motor switch protein FliG, with product MEANDGLTRSAILLMSLGEDAAAEVFKYLNAREIQQMGAAMASLKQVSRETVSDVLEDFRHEADQFIAVNLGSDDYIRAVLTKALGSDRAAGLLEDILDPGDGSSGIDSLNWLDASTVAELIGDEHPQIIATILVHLERDRAAGVLALLSERLRNDVMLRIATFGGVQPAALGELTEVLNNMLAGQGAKRSKMGGVRTAAEILNMMNSADEEAVVNSLRERDADLAQKIVDEMFVFDNLIDVEDRGIQLILKETDNDTLMIALKGASEDLRDKFLRNMSSRAADTLREDLEAQGPVRMSKVEGEQKKILQIARRLAESGQIVLGSQGDDAYV from the coding sequence ATGGAAGCAAATGACGGCCTGACCCGTAGCGCGATCCTGCTGATGTCGCTCGGCGAGGACGCCGCTGCCGAGGTCTTCAAGTATCTGAACGCCCGCGAAATCCAGCAGATGGGCGCGGCCATGGCCAGCCTGAAGCAGGTCTCGCGCGAAACCGTCAGCGACGTGCTGGAGGACTTCCGCCACGAAGCCGACCAGTTCATCGCGGTCAACCTGGGCTCGGACGACTACATCCGCGCCGTGCTGACCAAGGCGCTGGGCAGCGACCGCGCCGCGGGCCTGCTGGAAGACATCCTGGATCCGGGCGACGGCAGCAGCGGCATCGATTCGCTGAACTGGCTGGACGCCTCGACGGTGGCCGAGCTCATCGGCGACGAGCATCCGCAGATCATCGCGACCATCCTGGTCCACCTGGAGCGCGACCGCGCCGCCGGCGTGCTGGCCCTGCTCTCCGAGCGCCTGCGCAACGACGTCATGCTGCGCATCGCCACCTTCGGCGGCGTGCAGCCTGCCGCGCTGGGCGAACTGACCGAGGTGCTGAACAACATGCTGGCAGGCCAGGGCGCGAAGCGCAGCAAGATGGGTGGCGTGCGCACCGCGGCCGAGATCCTGAACATGATGAACAGCGCCGACGAGGAAGCCGTGGTCAACAGCCTGCGCGAACGCGACGCGGACCTGGCCCAGAAGATCGTCGACGAGATGTTCGTCTTCGACAACCTGATCGACGTCGAGGATCGCGGCATCCAGCTCATCCTGAAGGAAACCGACAACGACACGCTGATGATCGCCCTGAAGGGTGCATCGGAAGACCTGCGCGACAAGTTCCTGCGCAACATGTCCAGCCGCGCCGCCGATACGCTGCGCGAGGACCTGGAAGCCCAGGGCCCCGTGCGCATGTCCAAGGTCGAGGGCGAGCAGAAGAAGATCCTGCAGATCGCCCGCCGCCTGGCCGAGAGCGGCCAGATCGTCCTGGGCAGCCAGGGAGACGACGCGTATGTCTGA
- the fliF gene encoding flagellar basal-body MS-ring/collar protein FliF — protein MNEQVATAPPAATRFPLLDKLRALPRTVQLGGAAALVTVIVAALLFTRGPDYKVLFSNLSERDGGAIVAALGQMNVPYKFADNGGALMVPADKVHEMRLQLASQGLPRGGSVGFEILDTARFGASQFAEQITYQRGLEGELARSIQSMHSVQGARVHLAIPRQSLFVRERQPPSASVLVNLYPGRSLSDSQVSAIAWLVSSSVPELVVDNVSIVDQTGKLLSSPGGEGRGMDADQLRYVREMEQRTIERILSLLNPLVGYGNVHAQATAEVDFAQREQTSEVYRPNQEPGQASIRSQQTSESSQQGVNPAQGVPGALTNQPPPNAVAPIVTPPPPGQQGQPGQQGQQQGQQGQQNGQQAGTGQVAAVTTNNRRDNTTNYELDRTISHVKQPTGALTRMSVAVVLNYRADENGEAKALPQEELDKLTALVREAMGYSEARGDSLNVANSPFTNNEPVVAVWRDPENIALAKQLLWYLVLGLALIWLWRSIVRPLVRRHIDPVLEEAAEETVDLDADREALAAARAHQLSRYEENLEVARKLAAQDPRAVALVIRTWIEKDGSK, from the coding sequence ATGAACGAGCAGGTCGCCACCGCGCCGCCGGCTGCCACGCGCTTCCCGCTGCTGGACAAGCTGCGCGCCCTGCCCCGAACTGTCCAGCTGGGTGGCGCTGCCGCCCTGGTGACGGTCATCGTCGCCGCGCTGCTGTTCACGCGCGGGCCTGACTACAAGGTGCTCTTCTCCAACCTGAGCGAACGCGATGGCGGCGCCATCGTGGCCGCGCTCGGGCAGATGAACGTCCCCTACAAGTTCGCCGACAACGGCGGCGCACTGATGGTGCCGGCCGACAAGGTGCACGAGATGCGCCTGCAGCTTGCCAGCCAGGGCCTGCCGCGCGGCGGCTCCGTCGGCTTCGAGATCCTCGACACCGCCCGTTTCGGCGCCAGCCAGTTCGCCGAACAGATCACCTACCAGCGCGGCCTGGAAGGCGAACTCGCCCGCTCCATCCAGTCCATGCACTCCGTGCAGGGCGCCCGTGTGCACCTGGCCATTCCCCGCCAGTCGCTTTTCGTGCGCGAGCGCCAACCGCCCTCGGCCTCGGTGCTGGTGAACCTCTATCCCGGCCGCAGCCTGAGCGACTCGCAAGTCTCGGCGATTGCCTGGCTGGTCTCGTCCAGCGTGCCCGAACTGGTGGTGGACAACGTCTCCATCGTCGACCAGACGGGCAAGCTGCTGTCCTCGCCCGGCGGCGAAGGCCGCGGCATGGACGCCGACCAGTTGCGCTATGTCCGCGAAATGGAACAGCGCACCATCGAACGCATCCTGAGCCTGCTCAACCCCCTGGTCGGCTATGGCAACGTGCATGCCCAGGCCACCGCCGAAGTCGATTTCGCCCAGCGCGAACAGACCTCCGAGGTCTATCGTCCGAACCAGGAGCCCGGCCAGGCCTCCATCCGCAGCCAGCAGACCAGCGAGTCCAGCCAGCAGGGCGTGAATCCCGCCCAGGGCGTTCCCGGCGCGCTGACCAACCAGCCCCCGCCCAACGCGGTCGCCCCCATCGTCACGCCCCCGCCTCCCGGCCAGCAGGGCCAGCCAGGCCAACAGGGACAGCAGCAGGGTCAACAAGGCCAGCAGAACGGCCAGCAGGCCGGCACCGGCCAGGTGGCGGCCGTCACGACCAACAACCGCCGCGACAACACCACCAACTACGAGCTGGATCGCACGATCAGCCACGTCAAGCAGCCCACCGGCGCGCTCACGCGCATGTCGGTGGCGGTGGTGCTGAACTACCGCGCCGACGAGAACGGCGAGGCCAAGGCCCTGCCCCAGGAAGAGCTGGACAAGCTGACCGCGCTGGTGCGTGAAGCCATGGGCTATTCCGAAGCGCGCGGAGACAGCCTGAACGTGGCCAACAGCCCGTTCACCAACAACGAGCCGGTCGTCGCCGTGTGGCGCGATCCCGAGAACATCGCGCTGGCCAAGCAGCTGCTGTGGTACCTGGTCCTCGGCCTGGCCCTGATCTGGCTGTGGCGCAGCATCGTGCGCCCGCTGGTGCGACGCCACATCGACCCGGTGCTGGAAGAAGCCGCCGAGGAAACCGTCGACCTCGACGCCGACCGCGAGGCCCTCGCCGCGGCCCGGGCTCACCAGCTCAGCCGCTACGAAGAGAACCTGGAGGTGGCCCGCAAGCTGGCCGCCCAGGATCCGCGCGCCGTGGCGCTCGTCATTCGAACCTGGATAGAGAAAGATGGAAGCAAATGA
- the fliE gene encoding flagellar hook-basal body complex protein FliE: MAIQNLSGIESMLQQMRAAVRASQAGELSAISREPSAVQGGFAAELQRSIRKVSDAQNASQAQARAFELGAPDVSLNDVMIDIQKASLAFQGAVQVRNKLVSAYQEIANMAV, encoded by the coding sequence ATGGCTATCCAGAACCTGTCTGGCATCGAAAGCATGCTTCAGCAGATGCGGGCCGCCGTGCGCGCGTCCCAGGCGGGGGAACTGTCGGCGATCAGCCGCGAGCCGAGCGCCGTGCAGGGTGGTTTCGCTGCCGAATTGCAGCGTTCCATCCGCAAGGTGTCCGATGCGCAGAATGCGTCGCAGGCCCAGGCCCGGGCCTTCGAGCTGGGCGCGCCGGATGTTTCCCTGAATGACGTGATGATCGATATCCAGAAGGCCAGCCTTGCGTTTCAGGGCGCGGTCCAGGTCCGCAACAAGCTGGTCTCGGCGTACCAGGAAATCGCCAATATGGCGGTCTGA